The Dermacentor albipictus isolate Rhodes 1998 colony unplaced genomic scaffold, USDA_Dalb.pri_finalv2 scaffold_11, whole genome shotgun sequence genome segment gaagcgcaaagagaacgctgccaagaacaagacgcaaaagtgcaaaataaagattatTTCAGTAGgatagaaattaaaaaaaaacagcagttggcaacaaaggcacacggaccgcgcggagtTAGGTTAcaccgccagccaatcacagaagcaaacaaaatcgtcgtcgtGCAGCCTTTTCAGAATGGTGTCGTACTTGATACTTCCGAAGcgcctgctgttcttgaagagtcttttcatcggcaggAGCAATGAGGTGTCCAACACACATGGACCAAATGTATGgagtcttcaaaagtctgcggtggaGTTGGCTTCACTGCTGCActcgttttactcatgaaacttcactgccaactgaagttgAGAGGCTCAGTTGTCAGTTTCGTCAGCTCAGTTGTGCGTCGTATATTACACCTAGATATTTCATAAAAGTCAACTTGCGGAGTTATTTCGCGACGGTATCAGAGACATATTCACCAGTACATTCAATGGAAACACAATCAAGAAACCTTTATTAGGATTAAGCGACATTCGAATATCCAAAAACCAATTAAGCTTCAAGCGTTCCAAAATATAACTGCAGTTTTCTTTGTAATTAGTGAATATCACTGGCAGACGCAAAGAATgctatgtcgtctgcatagacaTACGCTTATACATTATCGCATAATGGAAATGAGTTTTAACGAAACGTTAAACAAAGTAGGAGAAAGTACCTTGGGGAACTCatcttgaggggggggggggaggactgcTTATATTTTGGCGTCAATGAGCCATGTTGGGAGCAATAAAATATCCTATCCTTCAAACATATATCCAATTTATAAAATACAGAGGAAAAGACGTGCTATTTCAAACAATAAAAACGTATGACATGCTCTACACTGTTGCATGCTTTAGAAAATCAAGGGTCACTAAAGCAGCATACTGCCGCCTGTGTCGAGCAAGATTATTGCTTCCCTCTAAATCGACATGCACGCACCATATCGAGCATCCGGGTGTAAATCCAATCTGACATGGGCTCAACAATGCATTATTCGGTAAAAAATTCTTGATACGAACGTGCAATACCCTCCTATTATTTCATAACACTCAACGTTAGTGTGACTGGCCTAATACATCTATATATGCATCAcgctctttgttttttttaatcaGGGGGATTATTTTTGCAAGTTTCCGTTTAGGAGGAATCCATGCGTTCATGGAGTGGTTAAGTATATTAGAGGGGTCTTGCGGGGAATGGTCAAACAATACTTTCACCATACCTGATGTATATGCCATCTGGACCCGGAGCTGTGCCAGGAACCACTTGAACAACGCGTTGAAGCTCTTCCACTGTTGCCTCAATAAAATCATCTCCGCATTTGGCCCCTACAAAGTTTACCGGCATCTGAGCTGTAAAGCGCTGCTCTAAGCTTTTAGCAATTTTGTGCGAAAATTCTAACGATTATTTTGGTGAAAGAACAACTTAGTAAATATTTATAGGCACTGGCATGGCCTTGCGAGAGCTGAGAAACCTAACCAGCGATTGCGTCGTGAACGAAACAATAAACGTCTTCTTTCTCTCCGCTAGCTCTTAGGTAAGCGCTATTGTCAgaggacagcagcagcaacagcgtcAACACTAGGAGCCGTCTCTCACTGGTCGGTCAAGTAACGTCTCTGATGGAGAGATATTACGCTGAAGGGTTTCGGCAACCACACTTTCGATATGCGCCGCTCTTGGGCCAACAATCACCTGCACGAACACGGCGCCAGGGAACTGGCATTCTCAAGTATCCGTTTGGTTTCTGCGACACGCAGAAGGCACACTCTGTGAAGACTCTTCGCTTCGAGATGGACCAGACTCCGGTATTAGCGCCTCCGCAACCGCAAACCGACGGCGCGGATCCCTTGGTGCATGCAGCGGAAGGCACTGGCACTAGCTGTCCATCTTCCATTGCGTCTGCGCGTACCGCCAGCGCAACGGACGACGAAAACCCTGATAACATATCCGAGCATGAAACTGCAACTCCGTCTTCGGCGGCTTCGACGGCCGAAAGCGTCGACTTGACTGTAAGTGGCGGGAAGTCCTCTTCCGTGACGGCTGGGTGGAACGATCAGCTTTCTGTTGAATCTGGGATCACCAGCAGTTCGGCGCGCACAAGTTTCACAAGCGtgtcctcgcgctctcttccgAAGGACATGAAGCGCTACTTCCGACGTTACGTCCGTAGCTCCGGCGAAAGTGCCAGCGCGCAGCTGCCAGCTTCTTGGTTGGGTGCGGTAAATGAGCATGGAGGCGTCCAGCCTCGTCGGGATTCCTGGCGAGCGACGTCGCGCCGTTGCGCGCTGCTTACCGCGCTGGCCACCCTGTTGACGCTGTTGCTGGCGGGAATCAGCGCCGAGATATACGCCACACTAGTGCGAGAAGGCAAGCACAGAACACCGCTTATGCCGCTGGAGAACACTATAGCCGTGGCCCCACCCGAACCAGAGGGCAGGGCTATTCGCGTGGTTCCGCCGCGTGTCATTTACAGAGGCGGCAAACGCTCTAGTTCCGTGACGCCAGAGAACGAGTGGAGCACCGACGGGGCCCGCGAGGAGGGGCGGAAGATAGATCCGTCAGCGTACACGTCGGGAGCCAACGCGGATGAAGAACACTTGCCTGCCTCCACCGCGATCACTGTCGATCATGGAGACAAAGCAGCGACGGAACCGGCTGACCTGCGAGAAATACTTGGTGACTGGAACGATGGCAAGGAGACTCTGTGGGCTGCGTACAAGTCGCTCGTGAGTACAAGTGATACCTCCTTACGTTTAAGTAAAAGAGGGCTGGAAGCACGTCGCAAAGTCACCTTCCTGTTCCGGTGTATGTGCCGAGGCATCCCGAGTGCCTCATTGTTTGGACACACACAAACAATTGACgctgtcaacctttaattgccgaactctatcgagtgaggctagcttcgCATGACTCTGAGGAACGATCAGACAGTGTTTGGGGTATCAGCggccttagcgagattagaagaactgctGAGGCTTATAGATTGCTCAATGACGGATGTGTCCTCTGCTATAGCGGTCTCACAATTAtcaagcaatacggggtaggattcctaatccataaggacatagcgcggaatattgacaaattctacagcattaatgaaagggtagctgtagtcgtaatcaaactgaataagaggtatagattaaaggtcgtacaagcctacgctccaacgtccagtcacgatgatgatgaagtatataagttttatgaagatgttgaattagcgatgagataAGTGCGAActcggcaggcacgtacccaggattttttttcggggggggcccaccaccaccaccaccaccaccaccaccatcataatcatcatcatcatcatcatcatcatcatcatcgtcgtcgtcgtcgtcgttgtcgtcgtcatcatcatcatcgtcatcatcagcctgttttaagtccactgcagaacgaaggcctctccctgcgatctccaattacccctgtcctgcgccaaccgattccaactagcgcccgtgaatttcctaatttcatccctccacctagtcttttgtcatcctcgattgcgttttccttctcttggtacccattctgcaaccctaatggtacaacggttatctaaccagcgcattacatgacctgcccagctccattttttcctcttgatgtcaattagaatatcgtctatacccgtttgctctctgatccaaacaactgtctttctgtatcttaatgttatgcctagcaatcttcgttccatcgctctttgcgtggtctttgctctcaaacatctttgtcagtctccgactccctgccccatatgtcagcattggcaaaatacactgattgcacatcttacttttcaatgataatggcattccagtcaggagctggcaatgtctgccgtatgcgatccaactaatttttattcttctgtgaatttccttctcataatcagggttccctgtgattaattgacctatgtaagtgtgctccttcgcagtctctagaggtccactggtgatcctgatctcttgttcctttgcccggctatttatcattatctttatcttctgcatattaatattcaaccccactcttacactctctccgttaaggtctccaatgatttgttgtaactcgtctgcattcttgttgaatagaacaatgtcatcggcaaaccgaaggtggctgagatattcgccgtcgatctttactcgtaagccttcccagcttaatagcttgaattcttctaagcaagcagtgaatagctttggagaaattgtgtctccttgtctgacccctttctctgtaggtatctccctgcttttcttgtgtagaattaaggtagctgtagaacctctgtagatattcttacgcgaaagacgagtcagtaagacgagaaactatctataggttatatttacaacaacgcttgcagcgctgaccggttagattcacagcgggagcccagttcgttcttccgcctctttctggagtgatggcacccacacgcctcgttcaaacaaataccacacgcatgtagcaatattactccgccagttaatcacagaagcaaacaaaatcatcgtcatgcggccttatcaaaatggcgtcgtgcttgatagctccggatcgtccgctgttcttgaagagtttttccatcggcggaaccaatgaggtatgcaacagacatggacaaagtgtacggagtctgagtatatttcactcttcaaaagtctgcggtacagttcttttcactgctgagctggtttactcatgaaacttcactgccaactgaagtgaagcttgacaataaatagttgcaatgaagcaagcatttcagttcaataaagaattaggctttcgtcattccactgtaataggcgagggaaaacgtgtaaaattaagcgctaataattttacttttttgtggttacgGCCTTATTTgagtaacaggaaaagtttgaagtacggattatttgcagcctcgtggaggaacagtggctggttgtaatgagggcgtgggcgaggcttcactgtagacttcagttgtctccgactatagtagcattttttgtattagctctggaagaattacagcgaaatatatatttgcggaacaatcacagttcttttggattcctcgtttactgctccaaatgagaaaacgactcgtgttgttatttgggaagttgcgtaccgctgtgtggccgccagtcccatacaaccgcgtagagcgcaggatactgcgattgtagacgtactgcgccaaccgcgaaaggttagaaaaacacccacagaAGCACAATAgtgaagtggctacgtgaggcggttcgaccgatagctgtaaaagcgtcattcaaaacacgtaactGTTCTCCGCTTctgacggcgttttctctacttcctatttaaataaaaagatgttgatccataaatattttataaagcaacggttatatttgttagatttgttgttaaattcgcttttccttgcagtttggttgttgccttggctctctcccttagtagatcgcttgatttctcaactccttgcgatttttgtttccagttgacaattttgcacgaaaagtgctatacaattagggaaaaaccagacgaggtaacgggcgacagtcatcttgattatgggtttgagggttattgcaggttttcgtgatggacgctgtttcacattattttatttctcaccttatctaaccgatatcacgtgtatatgattccgggcatctgccagcgtcgcgacgagctgtcattcaaggaaataaggaatcaaaaggaaaagttaaacgtaattggcgttttctccgcccgcaactcgttccacgagagtacagatcagctgactaacagccgcatccctttcctggtcccaggatgagtctaaacaaagaaggttgaactaacttaagcaacagctatgcgcgtgacagttgaatggatggtgacaaatgaacgcatctctaGTTAATCTCGCgagcgccgaatctatgagaaaactggccttcacatcccaagagatgttgataactaccgccatccaaaaggagtgaaaaaggcagcataatgctgaccgatgaatagctgccaagtctcaacattgatctggcagcgctttaggaatgtgtgaggagtggtggcgtgggtggggaggggggggggggttatgccatctgatttcgggggggggggggccgggccctcccggcccccccccccctgggtacgtgcctggaactgggtatactgtagtaatgggcgacttcaatgcaaaagtggggaaaaagcaggccggtgaacaagcaattggcaactaacGCATTTATTCTAGGAACGCTGGAGGAAAGATggtggtagaattcgcagaaaggaataagctgagaataatgaacaccctTTTCATGAAGCCTAGCAACAGAAAGCGGACCTataaaagccctaatggtgaaacaagaaattaaattgatttgATACTTTCTgatgatcccagcatagtgcaggatgcagaagtgtTGGGTAGGGTAAAGTGCTGCGATCATAATATAGTCAGGGCTGCGATTCACCTTAAtttcaagagagaaagagtaatatttttcaagaaaaaacaggtcaacctagaggccgtgagggtaaaagcagaccaatacAGGTTAGCACTTGcaaaaaatatgcagccttagaacagagagctgatgatgatgacatagaggtaatgaataaaaccGTAAGTAGGTTGGCTTcaaaggcagcaattgaagtgggaggcaaggcatcaaggcaagctctcccaagtagctaaggacctaataaagaaatgacaaagaatgaaagtgcccaacgCGAGAGATAAGATAGACTTTTTCGGAACTGTCCAAACTGATCAATAATGCGAAAATTAGTGATATTCGAATTATAACgtcagaaagactgaagaagccgtaaaaatggacgcagcctgaaatcagtaagaatgaaacttgacataggacaaaccaaggtgtatgcatgaaaagataagcagggcaacatcatcagcaatctcgaagctacagtaaaagcagtggaagaattctataatCATCTGTACACTACACAGAGGAGTCAGGGTACCTCCATTAGAAacggtaatgaacaggatacagaaactcctcctataactagcgatgaagtcagaagggccttgcaaaacatgaaacggggaagagcggcaggagaagatggaatcacagctgatttaatcaaagatggagaagataTAATGCTTGGAATACGGGCGggtctctatacgaagtgtctatcgactgcaaggctccaagaaaactgaaagaatgcaaacattatactaatgcaCAAAAAGGGAAAGGTGaacgaattgaaaaattataggcccattagcttactcccagtaataTCTAAAATATTCGTCAAGATAGTTTGCAATAGAAttagggcaacactggactttagtcaagcaagggaacaggctggcatcagaaagggatactctgcaatggatcacatccacgtccttaatcaggttatcgagaaatccgcacagtgcaatgagcctctctatatgcctttcatagattacgaaaaggcatttcattcagtagagataccagcagtcaaagaggcattacgtaatcaaagagtaccGAAAGTGCTtccgtaaataccttggaaaatatttgCACatgttccacagctaccttaattcaaCACACGAAAAGCAGGAacatgcctataaagaaaggggtcagacagggagacacaatctctccaatattATTTCACTGCGTgcatggaagaagtattcaagctattaaactcggaaggcttaggagtaaggatcgacggcgaatatctcagcacccttccgtttgccgatgacattgttgtatTCAGCAACAATGAAGACGAATTGCAGCAAATAATTGAGGACATTAACAAAGACAGTGGGAGAGTgggtttgaagattaatatgcagaagagaaagataataGGCGGGCAATGATCGGCGGTAGTAATAataacagattctttatccttatgttcctcgctcacagcaaatggtgtcactaaccttttacgtacatttcattttctagtgcctgcccacataaatttaattagattgctttgggtgTCTGGACATAATGGATTAGTcat includes the following:
- the LOC139051285 gene encoding uncharacterized protein — translated: MERYYAEGFRQPHFRYAPLLGQQSPARTRRQGTGILKYPFGFCDTQKAHSVKTLRFEMDQTPVLAPPQPQTDGADPLVHAAEGTGTSCPSSIASARTASATDDENPDNISEHETATPSSAASTAESVDLTVSGGKSSSVTAGWNDQLSVESGITSSSARTSFTSVSSRSLPKDMKRYFRRYVRSSGESASAQLPASWLGAVNEHGGVQPRRDSWRATSRRCALLTALATLLTLLLAGISAEIYATLVREGKHRTPLMPLENTIAVAPPEPEGRAIRVVPPRVIYRGGKRSSSVTPENEWSTDGAREEGRKIDPSAYTSGANADEEHLPASTAITVDHGDKAATEPADLREILGDWNDGKETLWAAYKSLSGSACEAPSFTYCQRPRHEFYYESAIHACVGTSTHQLGVCTRGANRFDSRRSCLEVCVKKKRPSEHCSHASLFRECNSSDVVGPWWFFDGMSCRNWNFTSGLCPRHADGGAFVSLEECLATCVGRRGGSQLCRVSSRPDYCYSDQLRFPYFAVAGVEKNKSPHCLRVSSTNYQGHRCLVGANRFFSMEACEKTCIVNRSDTELRGPRAP